The following proteins are co-located in the Paenibacillus sp. JNUCC32 genome:
- a CDS encoding LysR family transcriptional regulator: MNLEQLEYIVETAKTGSLTKAAQNCNVTLSAVSQAVSSLEAEFGFSLFTRSRLGAVPTAEGQRILQKAYAILEQFQELRAEAEGYSNLLGGSLRIATVPVPLTLSIDAIIRFKKDFPQIKLDITEKATLDIIEDIKQNHADIGLIFVDESIIHQHRGLHFGKLLESKFVVGVSRQSPLAMRQSITPEELREYPLVLYKDDNLFKLMDVFQEQYGDMDVLFSTNQTRVIQKLVEENVAVTVGVDLSFTSFASVPSGNIVTLELEMPPGLAASSFGWVQPGTHHLSKPASIFLDKLKHQIG; the protein is encoded by the coding sequence ATGAATCTTGAACAATTGGAATATATCGTGGAGACGGCCAAGACAGGATCGTTAACCAAGGCAGCCCAGAATTGCAACGTCACCCTTTCCGCGGTGAGCCAAGCCGTGTCCAGCCTGGAAGCCGAGTTCGGTTTTTCTTTGTTCACCCGTTCCCGGCTTGGTGCCGTACCTACGGCCGAAGGTCAGCGGATCCTGCAGAAGGCTTATGCCATTTTGGAGCAATTTCAGGAGCTGAGGGCAGAGGCCGAAGGCTATTCTAATTTGCTTGGCGGGTCATTGCGGATTGCTACCGTACCGGTGCCTTTAACGCTGTCCATCGATGCCATTATCCGGTTCAAAAAAGACTTTCCGCAAATCAAACTCGACATCACGGAGAAAGCGACGCTCGATATTATTGAGGATATTAAGCAGAATCACGCGGATATCGGTCTGATCTTCGTTGATGAATCCATCATTCATCAGCATCGCGGCCTGCATTTCGGGAAGCTCCTCGAGAGCAAATTCGTGGTGGGGGTCAGTCGCCAATCCCCTCTCGCCATGCGGCAATCGATCACGCCCGAAGAGCTCCGCGAGTATCCCTTGGTACTGTATAAGGATGACAATCTGTTCAAGCTGATGGATGTATTCCAGGAGCAGTACGGGGACATGGATGTGTTATTCTCCACCAACCAGACGAGGGTCATACAGAAGCTCGTCGAAGAGAATGTGGCGGTTACGGTAGGGGTCGACTTGTCCTTCACCAGCTTCGCCTCCGTTCCTTCGGGAAACATCGTGACGCTGGAGCTGGAGATGCCTCCCGGCCTCGCCGCTTCCTCCTTCGGGTGGGTACAGCCCGGAACCCACCACCTGTCGAAGCCGGCGTCGATCTTTCTGGACAAGCTGAAGCATCAGATTGGATAA
- a CDS encoding VOC family protein, with translation MKKSLLYGVGIFVPVSDLKRSTAWYTEMLGFEVIHTDEPNAVVMRMNDEKVSFCLVRSYQVKQPEFPKNDYGVGQYFNLHTTNVSEIHQRLVAKGADVTEIEDFGGFKGFSLTDPDGNRFGVTE, from the coding sequence TTGAAAAAATCCCTATTGTACGGCGTTGGCATTTTCGTACCGGTGAGTGATCTAAAGCGTTCGACGGCCTGGTATACGGAAATGCTCGGATTTGAAGTGATTCACACGGATGAACCGAATGCGGTTGTCATGCGAATGAACGATGAGAAGGTATCCTTTTGCCTCGTGCGTTCCTATCAGGTGAAGCAGCCGGAATTTCCCAAGAACGATTATGGTGTGGGGCAATATTTCAACCTGCATACCACGAATGTGAGTGAAATCCATCAACGACTGGTTGCCAAGGGAGCCGACGTGACTGAAATTGAGGATTTTGGCGGGTTCAAAGGATTTTCCCTGACAGATCCGGACGGCAACCGCTTCGGGGTGACAGAGTAG
- a CDS encoding GyrI-like domain-containing protein yields MPKTERILNVMQRVYERQNFTVGELAEEFSVSYRTMLRYLHELSRLGVPLYANEGKNGGYSILTSRQKRERSEQTNETIQRIIKPRTLIVGLEMKLPFTAYYMSQALKPRLWQELQNRMEEIPYIRHKTPNPLFIAAVLNRQPIYHYVAGFEVSTIRDMPERMVGLTLPTQEYAMYTHEGHSEREDTDQSYSYVLQLLKQRGLMPNPEHYSLELRTSVHASKTQIYIPIT; encoded by the coding sequence ATGCCCAAAACCGAACGGATCCTTAACGTCATGCAGCGAGTGTATGAACGGCAGAACTTCACCGTCGGCGAGTTAGCCGAGGAATTCTCGGTCTCGTATCGTACGATGCTCCGCTATCTTCATGAACTGTCTCGGCTAGGCGTTCCCTTATACGCCAATGAAGGAAAGAATGGCGGCTATTCCATCCTGACTTCTCGGCAGAAGCGGGAACGATCCGAGCAGACGAACGAGACCATTCAGCGGATCATCAAACCGCGGACGCTGATCGTCGGCCTGGAGATGAAGCTCCCCTTCACGGCCTATTACATGTCTCAGGCCCTCAAGCCCAGGCTGTGGCAGGAGCTTCAAAACCGGATGGAGGAGATTCCCTATATCCGCCATAAAACGCCGAACCCCTTGTTTATTGCTGCTGTTTTGAATCGGCAGCCGATCTATCATTATGTAGCAGGGTTCGAGGTCAGCACGATCCGGGATATGCCGGAGCGGATGGTGGGTTTAACCCTGCCGACGCAGGAGTATGCGATGTACACCCATGAGGGCCATTCCGAGCGGGAGGATACCGACCAGTCCTACTCCTATGTTCTTCAGCTGCTGAAACAACGCGGACTTATGCCGAACCCCGAACACTACAGCTTGGAGCTGAGAACCTCGGTGCATGCCTCGAAGACCCAGATCTACATCCCTATAACCTGA
- a CDS encoding FecCD family ABC transporter permease — protein MNTTRKIISVSMILLLAIIAVFLVSLNMGTMKIPLAEVVKAFNGTGSEQNYTVLMHFRLPRMVIAILIGAGIAVSGAILQSVSRNALADPGILGINSGAGLAVVLYIFYFQGSSFSSGIWSVYIMPFAALVGAFLAAFLIYSLAWKQGVTPIRLVLVGIGINAAFGALIIVFQLMMDPNNFMQATIWLSGSIWGASWEYVVAILPWILFLVPWAVFKSQNLNVLNLGDHTAAGLGVTVERERRTLLFISVALAGACVAVGGGIAFLGLVAPHLARKLVGPRHQGMLPVSALLGSLVLLVADMIGKNLMAPSEIPVGLVVSCLGAPYFIYLLIKD, from the coding sequence ATGAATACAACGAGAAAAATCATCTCCGTATCCATGATCCTGCTGCTGGCTATCATTGCCGTATTCCTGGTCAGCCTGAATATGGGAACGATGAAAATCCCGCTGGCCGAAGTGGTCAAAGCGTTCAACGGGACAGGTTCCGAACAGAATTATACCGTCCTGATGCACTTTCGCCTGCCCCGCATGGTCATTGCCATCCTGATCGGCGCGGGAATCGCCGTCTCCGGCGCCATACTGCAAAGCGTTTCGCGAAACGCGCTGGCAGACCCGGGCATTCTGGGCATCAACTCCGGGGCAGGATTGGCCGTCGTGCTGTATATTTTTTATTTTCAAGGAAGCTCGTTCAGTTCCGGCATATGGTCCGTTTATATCATGCCTTTTGCTGCGCTAGTCGGTGCATTTCTTGCCGCCTTCCTCATCTATTCGCTGGCCTGGAAGCAAGGCGTCACGCCGATCCGGCTGGTGCTTGTGGGGATCGGCATCAACGCGGCCTTCGGGGCGCTGATTATCGTATTCCAGCTGATGATGGACCCTAACAATTTCATGCAGGCCACCATCTGGCTGTCCGGCAGCATCTGGGGGGCAAGCTGGGAGTATGTCGTTGCGATCCTTCCGTGGATCCTGTTCTTGGTTCCTTGGGCGGTATTTAAATCGCAAAATTTGAATGTGCTTAACCTGGGAGACCATACGGCAGCGGGGCTTGGGGTTACGGTCGAGCGCGAGCGAAGAACGCTGCTGTTCATCTCCGTTGCCCTGGCGGGCGCCTGCGTCGCCGTTGGCGGCGGCATCGCGTTCCTCGGACTCGTAGCTCCGCATTTGGCACGCAAGCTGGTGGGTCCCCGTCATCAAGGAATGCTGCCTGTCTCCGCGCTTCTCGGCTCGCTGGTGCTGCTTGTGGCCGATATGATCGGCAAGAACCTGATGGCCCCTTCCGAAATCCCGGTCGGCTTGGTCGTTTCCTGTCTCGGAGCACCCTACTTTATTTATTTGTTGATCAAGGATTAA
- a CDS encoding exodeoxyribonuclease III → MKLVSWNVNGLRACVTKGFMDYFNEADADIFCVQETKLQAGQIELDLGPEYQQYWNYAEKKGYSGTAVFTRIAPLSVRYGLEEDSEPEGRVITLEFEDFYLVNVYTPNAKRDLSRLDYRLEWEERFRTYLLQLDERKPVIVCGDLNVAHQEIDLKNAKSNHGNSGFTQEERGKMTDLLAAGFIDSFRHFYPDRTDVYSWWSYMAKVRERNIGWRIDYFLTSARLAEKLKDAEIDCHVLGSDHCPVSLTLE, encoded by the coding sequence ATGAAGCTAGTATCATGGAACGTCAACGGATTGCGGGCCTGCGTTACGAAAGGCTTTATGGATTATTTTAATGAGGCGGATGCCGATATATTTTGCGTGCAGGAAACGAAACTGCAAGCGGGACAGATCGAGCTCGATCTGGGTCCGGAATATCAGCAGTATTGGAACTATGCGGAGAAGAAAGGATACTCGGGAACGGCGGTATTTACAAGAATCGCCCCATTGTCCGTTCGCTATGGCCTGGAGGAAGACAGCGAGCCCGAGGGCAGAGTGATCACGCTGGAGTTTGAGGACTTCTATCTCGTGAACGTATACACGCCGAACGCGAAGCGCGACCTGAGCCGGCTGGATTATCGGCTGGAGTGGGAGGAACGGTTCCGCACTTACCTGCTTCAGCTCGACGAACGCAAACCCGTGATCGTATGCGGGGACTTGAATGTGGCGCACCAGGAAATCGACCTGAAAAATGCCAAATCCAATCATGGGAATTCCGGCTTCACGCAGGAGGAGCGGGGCAAAATGACCGATCTGCTGGCTGCGGGCTTTATCGATTCCTTCCGCCACTTCTACCCCGACCGTACGGACGTATACAGCTGGTGGTCCTATATGGCCAAGGTGAGGGAGCGGAATATCGGCTGGCGCATCGATTATTTCCTGACGTCTGCCCGTTTAGCCGAGAAGCTGAAGGATGCCGAGATCGACTGCCATGTGCTCGGAAGCGATCATTGCCCGGTGAGTTTGACGCTTGAGTAA
- a CDS encoding SDR family NAD(P)-dependent oxidoreductase has translation MSEQRVAVITGGASGIGRQVSLKFARKGDRVVVADFNETAGQETVDMIKAEGGEASFVQVDVSKQESVEALVDKAVELYGRIDVMHNNAGIGGAGPVLEQNMDLYHRTINVNQHGVAYGIIAAGRKMKELGIKGVIINTASVFGFLASPGTFAYHATKGAVIMMSKSAALELAPYGIRVVAVAPGAVDTPIIQGYKDSGMLDSMRAKVMGGELTQPEVVADTVYLVSLDEAAAITGSVVMADQGYASFK, from the coding sequence ATGTCAGAACAACGTGTAGCGGTAATTACCGGCGGAGCGAGCGGAATCGGTCGCCAGGTCTCCCTTAAATTCGCAAGAAAAGGCGATCGCGTCGTCGTTGCCGATTTTAATGAAACTGCCGGGCAAGAGACCGTCGATATGATCAAAGCAGAAGGCGGCGAAGCTTCATTCGTTCAAGTCGACGTTTCCAAGCAAGAAAGCGTCGAGGCGCTTGTGGATAAAGCGGTTGAGCTCTACGGCCGCATCGACGTCATGCACAACAATGCCGGCATTGGCGGCGCCGGGCCGGTCCTTGAACAAAATATGGATCTTTACCATCGCACGATTAACGTGAATCAGCACGGGGTTGCCTACGGTATCATCGCGGCAGGCAGAAAAATGAAAGAACTGGGCATTAAAGGCGTTATCATCAACACGGCTTCCGTATTCGGCTTCTTGGCTTCGCCGGGAACATTTGCTTACCATGCGACAAAGGGTGCCGTCATCATGATGAGCAAATCCGCCGCGCTTGAACTGGCGCCATACGGCATTCGTGTCGTGGCTGTTGCTCCTGGAGCCGTCGATACACCGATCATCCAGGGCTATAAAGATTCCGGCATGCTGGATTCCATGAGAGCCAAAGTCATGGGCGGAGAATTGACGCAGCCCGAGGTGGTCGCCGATACCGTGTATCTCGTGTCGCTGGATGAAGCGGCTGCGATTACGGGCAGCGTGGTCATGGCCGACCAGGGCTATGCTTCATTCAAATAA
- the fabV gene encoding enoyl-ACP reductase FabV, with the protein MIIKPRTRGFICTTSHPVGCEAQVQEQIDYVLKQPGIEGPRNVLVIGASTGYGLSARIAAAFGARANTVGVYRPSQATEKRTASAGWYNSAAFEKAADAAGLKSYSVTGDAFTQETKAKTVELIRKELGQVDLVVYSVASARRTLPETGETVSSVLKPIGPAYTNKTVNFHTGEVTEVTIEPATEEEVRNTVEVMGGDDWELWMNELAEGGVLAPDVTTIAFSYIGSEITKAIYRDGSIGQAKDHLEATALKLSEKLATGGGRAYVTVSKALVTQSSSAIPVVPLYVSALYKVMKEKGLHEGCIEQIYRLFSDRLYNGQETPVDEKGRIRIDDWELREDVQAEVAELWSKVTSENIEDLTDLAGYRREFFQLFGFETDGVDYDADVNPVVDNPKAI; encoded by the coding sequence ATGATCATTAAACCTAGAACACGCGGATTTATTTGCACGACATCCCATCCTGTAGGCTGCGAAGCCCAAGTGCAGGAGCAGATCGATTATGTACTGAAGCAGCCTGGAATCGAAGGGCCGCGCAATGTGCTGGTCATCGGCGCCTCCACGGGGTATGGCTTGTCGGCCAGAATAGCTGCCGCATTCGGCGCCCGGGCGAATACCGTAGGCGTGTATCGTCCAAGCCAGGCCACCGAGAAACGGACCGCATCCGCGGGCTGGTACAATTCGGCCGCTTTCGAGAAGGCAGCGGATGCCGCCGGCTTGAAATCGTACAGCGTGACGGGAGATGCCTTCACGCAGGAGACCAAAGCCAAAACGGTTGAACTGATCCGCAAAGAGCTGGGCCAGGTCGATCTCGTGGTCTACAGCGTTGCATCGGCTCGCCGCACGCTCCCTGAAACAGGCGAGACGGTCAGCTCGGTATTGAAGCCGATCGGACCAGCGTATACCAACAAAACGGTTAACTTCCACACCGGTGAAGTGACGGAGGTTACGATTGAACCGGCAACGGAAGAGGAAGTGAGGAACACCGTTGAGGTCATGGGCGGCGACGATTGGGAATTGTGGATGAACGAGCTGGCGGAAGGCGGCGTATTGGCTCCTGACGTGACGACCATTGCGTTCTCTTATATCGGCTCCGAGATTACCAAGGCCATTTACCGGGACGGATCTATTGGACAAGCCAAGGATCACTTGGAGGCCACCGCGCTGAAACTGAGCGAGAAGCTTGCCACCGGAGGCGGACGCGCATACGTTACGGTGAGCAAAGCGTTAGTGACTCAATCCAGCTCGGCGATTCCGGTCGTGCCGCTGTACGTATCGGCGCTGTACAAAGTCATGAAGGAAAAGGGGCTGCACGAGGGCTGCATCGAGCAGATTTACCGTCTGTTCTCCGATCGTCTCTATAACGGGCAAGAAACCCCGGTGGACGAGAAGGGCCGTATCCGTATCGACGATTGGGAGCTTCGCGAGGACGTTCAGGCCGAAGTAGCCGAATTGTGGAGCAAAGTGACCAGTGAAAATATCGAAGACTTGACCGACCTTGCCGGTTACCGCCGCGAGTTCTTCCAGTTGTTCGGCTTTGAAACCGACGGCGTGGATTATGATGCGGATGTAAATCCCGTGGTCGACAATCCGAAAGCCATTTAA
- a CDS encoding FecCD family ABC transporter permease — MQANHPNHKTTAKSIYRPKTAAAVILLGLGLLAAAMASSIIYGASNIKLSTIWEAFVRFDADSTPHQIIQRLRMPRALAAALIGGSLAVSGAIMQGMTRNALASPSIMGVTAGASFMMSIGFAFMESPSITALMLLSFAGAGLGAGLVLLIGSLSKRGLTPVKLALAGSAVTALLSSISSAIAIRFNVAKDISFWYAGGVSGVQWVNVKLLIPVAIVGLLIALALSRSITVMSLGEEVATGLGQKTGTVKFLGTLVVLLLTGAAVAVGGTIGFVGLVIPHIVRFIVGPDYRLIIPCSAVMGALLLVFADVGARMINPPFETPVGAITAMIGVPFFLYLARREGRGL; from the coding sequence ATGCAGGCAAATCATCCCAATCACAAAACAACCGCAAAATCCATTTACCGTCCCAAAACAGCGGCGGCCGTCATTCTCCTGGGGCTTGGTCTGCTGGCTGCCGCAATGGCATCTTCGATTATCTATGGCGCGTCGAACATTAAACTGTCCACCATATGGGAGGCGTTTGTCCGCTTCGATGCCGATTCCACCCCGCATCAGATTATCCAGAGACTGCGAATGCCAAGGGCCTTGGCAGCTGCGCTGATCGGCGGTTCCTTGGCCGTATCGGGAGCCATCATGCAGGGCATGACAAGGAATGCGCTCGCCTCCCCTTCCATTATGGGCGTCACCGCCGGTGCCTCCTTCATGATGTCGATCGGGTTTGCCTTTATGGAGTCGCCATCCATTACTGCGCTCATGCTGTTATCTTTTGCAGGCGCCGGCCTGGGGGCCGGGCTTGTGCTGCTGATCGGCTCGTTATCCAAACGGGGATTGACGCCTGTCAAGCTGGCCTTGGCCGGGTCAGCCGTTACCGCGCTGCTGAGCTCGATATCCTCGGCCATTGCCATCCGCTTTAACGTTGCCAAGGATATCAGCTTCTGGTATGCCGGTGGCGTGTCGGGCGTGCAATGGGTGAACGTGAAACTTCTGATCCCCGTCGCCATCGTCGGGCTGCTGATTGCGCTGGCGCTCAGCCGATCCATTACCGTCATGAGCCTGGGCGAGGAAGTCGCTACCGGGCTTGGCCAAAAAACGGGAACCGTCAAGTTCCTGGGCACGCTCGTTGTGCTGCTGCTGACAGGCGCAGCGGTGGCTGTAGGCGGAACGATCGGATTCGTGGGGCTCGTCATCCCGCATATCGTCCGCTTCATCGTCGGACCCGACTATCGGCTGATCATCCCTTGCTCCGCCGTCATGGGAGCACTTCTGCTGGTGTTTGCCGATGTGGGTGCGCGGATGATCAATCCTCCGTTCGAGACGCCGGTCGGCGCAATTACGGCGATGATCGGCGTTCCCTTCTTCCTCTATCTTGCACGGCGCGAAGGGAGAGGGCTGTAA
- a CDS encoding RNA polymerase sigma factor, with the protein MMPKYMPDLSNIQTKLHRYCMRISGDPWEAEDLLQDVMMKVMRAVETDPGKHLSNAYLFRIASNAWKDRLRKDKPGMRVSENVLGDRAAVDDGLSTRELLEALADRLSPRAMVILLLMDVLDFTARETAEFLSMSEGTVQVSLGRARARLKKLHRMQQTGDEPKPQERDPAGTSAALDMDALVIAFRRRDPQAICTSYLQLTKLRIRISKLSRVGGVLAFYMEDPDGNVWKFTE; encoded by the coding sequence ATGATGCCGAAGTATATGCCGGACTTATCCAACATCCAGACCAAGCTGCACCGATACTGCATGCGAATCTCGGGGGATCCATGGGAAGCGGAGGATCTGCTGCAGGATGTCATGATGAAGGTGATGCGGGCCGTTGAAACCGACCCTGGAAAACATCTGTCCAATGCCTATTTGTTTCGCATCGCAAGCAACGCGTGGAAGGACCGACTGAGGAAGGATAAGCCCGGGATGAGGGTTTCCGAGAATGTGTTAGGAGATAGGGCGGCCGTAGATGACGGCTTATCCACCAGGGAGCTTTTGGAGGCCTTAGCGGACCGGTTATCGCCACGTGCGATGGTGATTTTGCTGCTTATGGACGTATTGGATTTCACGGCCAGGGAGACGGCCGAATTTCTCTCCATGTCCGAAGGGACGGTTCAGGTGTCGCTCGGACGTGCGCGAGCCAGGCTGAAGAAGCTGCATCGCATGCAGCAAACAGGCGATGAACCTAAGCCGCAGGAGAGAGACCCAGCGGGTACATCCGCAGCACTGGATATGGATGCGCTTGTGATAGCTTTTCGAAGAAGAGATCCCCAAGCGATTTGTACTTCGTACCTTCAACTGACCAAGCTGCGCATCAGAATAAGCAAATTGAGCCGGGTTGGCGGAGTCCTTGCATTTTATATGGAAGATCCGGATGGAAACGTGTGGAAATTTACGGAATAA
- a CDS encoding iron-hydroxamate ABC transporter substrate-binding protein has product MSLFKKKIWIIAGLLAALTLLAACGNSKDAAGNEPTGTPTPSEQNGGTEAKPEEGSTEAKTERTLTDAMGHEVKIPAEPKRVIASYLEDNLVALGITPIAQWSVKGGSVQDYLQDALKDVPTIEHDLPFEAVASFQPDLLIMDSASMVEGNKYSQYSKIAPTYVIGNEVNNDWREELKKVGEIFGMEEEAQAALDRYEQKAKDARDQIQQAIGGESAAAIWLVGGKLFVVSETLSSGAVMYGDLGLTVPGVVKEISASATGNWSSISLEKLAELDADHLFFINSDGEGAEVLQDPLWANIPAVKNGNIYEYGKDTSWLYTGTIANSQIIDDVLESLVK; this is encoded by the coding sequence ATGAGTCTTTTCAAGAAAAAAATATGGATTATCGCAGGACTGCTGGCGGCTTTAACGCTGCTTGCAGCTTGCGGTAACAGCAAGGACGCAGCCGGTAACGAGCCGACGGGGACGCCAACGCCAAGCGAGCAGAACGGGGGCACCGAAGCCAAGCCGGAGGAAGGAAGCACGGAAGCGAAGACGGAACGAACGTTGACGGACGCCATGGGCCATGAAGTGAAAATTCCGGCTGAGCCGAAACGGGTGATCGCTTCTTACTTGGAGGATAACCTGGTGGCATTGGGCATTACCCCGATCGCGCAGTGGTCGGTCAAGGGCGGAAGCGTCCAGGATTACCTGCAGGATGCGTTAAAAGACGTGCCGACCATTGAGCATGATCTTCCTTTTGAAGCGGTAGCAAGCTTTCAGCCGGACCTGTTGATCATGGACTCCGCTTCTATGGTAGAAGGCAATAAATACAGCCAGTACAGCAAGATTGCTCCTACCTACGTCATCGGCAACGAAGTCAATAACGATTGGCGCGAAGAGCTGAAGAAAGTGGGCGAAATCTTTGGCATGGAGGAGGAAGCTCAAGCGGCGCTTGATCGTTACGAGCAGAAGGCCAAGGATGCCAGGGATCAAATCCAACAGGCGATCGGCGGTGAATCCGCTGCGGCTATATGGCTTGTCGGCGGCAAATTGTTCGTTGTCAGCGAGACGCTGTCCAGCGGCGCCGTTATGTACGGCGATTTGGGACTTACCGTACCGGGCGTGGTGAAGGAAATCTCGGCATCGGCTACCGGCAACTGGTCCTCCATTTCCCTGGAGAAATTGGCCGAGCTCGACGCGGATCATCTGTTCTTTATTAACAGCGACGGCGAAGGCGCCGAAGTGCTTCAGGATCCGCTCTGGGCGAATATTCCGGCCGTCAAGAACGGCAACATCTATGAATATGGAAAAGATACAAGCTGGCTCTATACCGGCACGATTGCCAACAGCCAGATCATTGATGACGTGCTGGAAAGTTTGGTGAAATAA
- a CDS encoding GyrI-like domain-containing protein has product MNIDQRNEAAVTRKPAFQAVGLKWEGTFAEAGAGGIRAVQRTLQERLAEIPHAIHADTLLGLSYHAAPGGDGFIHYAVVEVERIEEVPEGMVTISVPALTYAACSHRKGQSIDQSYNNIYAWIAEQGYSEYNPDHLTHFEQYPMSQDPYTDDPEFMIMIPVQTE; this is encoded by the coding sequence ATGAACATTGATCAACGAAATGAAGCAGCGGTTACAAGAAAGCCGGCATTTCAGGCGGTTGGATTGAAATGGGAGGGCACATTTGCCGAGGCAGGCGCGGGCGGAATCCGGGCGGTGCAGCGGACGCTGCAAGAGCGGCTCGCGGAGATTCCTCACGCAATCCATGCGGACACCCTGCTGGGGTTATCTTACCACGCGGCTCCCGGGGGTGACGGATTCATCCATTATGCCGTCGTCGAAGTGGAGCGGATTGAGGAAGTACCGGAAGGGATGGTTACGATATCCGTTCCCGCATTAACCTATGCCGCTTGTTCCCATCGCAAAGGGCAGAGCATCGACCAATCTTACAACAATATCTATGCCTGGATTGCGGAACAAGGCTACTCGGAATACAACCCGGATCATTTAACGCATTTTGAACAATATCCGATGAGTCAAGACCCGTATACGGATGACCCTGAGTTTATGATCATGATTCCCGTTCAAACGGAATAG